In one Diabrotica virgifera virgifera chromosome 7, PGI_DIABVI_V3a genomic region, the following are encoded:
- the LOC126888115 gene encoding uncharacterized protein LOC126888115: MPTDKDTDSVSGATTGTSWINRLSKEELQRDAERCGLDSKGTVDELTLRLRTFYKDRGEATGTIPKINISKEAEPDTLTQEISLIRNQLQDLTMTKQMRQSDLLNQVRRWNTHFDKKHSDAVDFIERIDELSLAYEVDKQDLLKALPELLGDHALLWYRNNNRHWDSWTDFNKDFKKAFYPREYLLQLEEQIRNRKQRKNEPVDRYITDIQTLIRREGSFSRNQELDRIYKNMLPEYKLYARRRDFEDLSGLQELAQEYETLEDERTRENKNFHGNWRRTDPTEYDAKRTCFRCKMTGHFRRNCKNPWKKFCSRCGKEGVYSSDCCSRRQGNE; the protein is encoded by the coding sequence ATGCCGACAGATAAAGACACAGACTCAGTATCAGGTGCCACGACGGGTACGTCATGGATAAATCGTCTTTCCAAAGAGGAATTACAGCGCGACGCCGAAAGGTGCGGATTGGATTCCAAAGGAACCGTCGACGAGTTAACGTTAAGACTCAGAACCTTTTATAAGGATCGCGGGGAAGCGACAGGAACAATCCCAAAAATCAATATTTCCAAGGAAGCCGAACCAGACACACTGACCCAAGAAATTTCATTAATTAGAAACCAATTACAAGACTTAACAATGACAAAACAAATGAGGCAATCAGATTTGCTAAATCAAGTGCGGAGGTGGAACACACACTTCGACAAGAAACATTCGGATGCAGTAGACTTCATAGAAAGGATAGATGAATTAAGCCTAGCCTACGAGGTCGATAAGCAAGATCTGCTAAAAGCATTACCAGAATTGTTAGGAGACCACGCATTGTTATGGTACCGAAACAACAACAGACATTGGGATTCATGGACGGACTTCAACAAAGATTTTAAGAAAGCTTTTTATCCCAGAGAATATTTGCTACAGCTAGAGGAGCAAATCAGAAACAGGAAGCAAAGGAAAAACGAACCAGTGGATAGATACATCACGGATATTCAAACATTGATCAGACGAGAGGGATCTTTTTCAAGAAACCAAGAACTCGACaggatatataaaaatatgctgCCAGAATATAAGCTCTACGCTCGCCGCCGGGATTTCGAAGACTTATCGGGATTGCAAGAATTGGCCCAAGAGTACGAAACTTTGGAAGACGAAAGGACCcgagaaaataaaaattttcacggAAATTGGAGACGTACAGACCCTACAGAATACGATGCCAAAAGGACATGCTTCCGATGCAAGATGACAGGTCACTTCCGTAGGAATTGTAAAAACCCATGGAAAAAGTTTTGTTCGCGATGCGGCAAAGAAGGGGTCTACAGCAGTGACTGCTGTTCCAGACGTCAGGGAAACGAATAA